Proteins encoded together in one Marinithermus hydrothermalis DSM 14884 window:
- the iolB gene encoding 5-deoxy-glucuronate isomerase yields the protein MRRHIRPQKNRGVLVEVTPQQAGWRYLWFKAVRLETGEAYAEETAGHEVALVPLAGTARIEANGEQFLLERRSVFAELPHVLYLPPGTRYRIEAQTAFECALGGAPARGRYPLRCFKPEEMKVEIRGGANATRQVNHVLGPHLPAERLILFEVYTPSGFWSGWPPHRHDGRMGSAYLEETYYYKITPKHGFAIHRNYTKDTDLDECLLARDGDLILVPEGYHPVAAPPGSNVYYLNYLAGELLDEARATPPKDDPDWAWMREDWAGQPITIPIGKP from the coding sequence ATGAGGCGCCATATCCGTCCCCAGAAGAACCGCGGCGTGCTGGTGGAGGTCACGCCCCAGCAGGCCGGCTGGCGGTACCTGTGGTTCAAGGCCGTGCGCCTCGAGACCGGCGAGGCGTACGCTGAGGAGACCGCTGGGCACGAGGTTGCCTTGGTGCCCCTTGCGGGTACCGCAAGGATCGAGGCGAACGGCGAACAGTTCCTCCTCGAGCGCCGGAGCGTGTTCGCCGAGTTGCCGCACGTCCTGTACCTGCCGCCCGGCACGCGCTACCGGATCGAAGCCCAGACCGCGTTCGAGTGCGCGTTGGGCGGGGCGCCCGCACGGGGCCGGTACCCTTTGCGCTGCTTTAAGCCCGAGGAGATGAAGGTCGAGATCCGCGGCGGGGCGAACGCCACCCGCCAAGTCAACCACGTGCTGGGGCCGCACCTGCCCGCGGAACGCCTGATCCTCTTCGAGGTCTACACCCCCTCCGGGTTCTGGTCCGGCTGGCCCCCGCACCGGCACGACGGTCGCATGGGATCGGCGTACCTGGAGGAGACCTACTACTACAAGATCACACCCAAGCACGGGTTCGCGATCCACCGCAACTACACGAAGGACACCGACCTGGACGAGTGCCTGCTCGCCCGGGACGGGGACCTGATCCTGGTCCCGGAAGGATACCACCCGGTCGCGGCCCCGCCCGGCTCGAACGTGTACTACCTCAACTACCTCGCGGGCGAGCTGCTGGACGAGGCACGCGCCACACCCCCCAAGGACGACCCTGACTGGGCGTGGATGCGGGAGGACTGGGCGGGCCAACCCATTACAATACCTATAGGCAAGCCCTAA
- the iolG gene encoding inositol 2-dehydrogenase produces MKTFGTALLGAGRMGREHAKNLAGLPTARVVAVADPDPEAARAAQRLARAERTYPEPEAAILDPAVEVVVIATPTPTHAPLIEAAAQAGKAIFCEKPVALELAQTRRVLEAVRTAGVPFQIGFQRRYDPGYATARDQIDDGVIGEIEQFRAVGRDPAPPSLEYLKASGGLFLDQAIHEFDTARFLVGEVLEVQSWGAVRVDPRIAELGDVDTALTLLRFANGALGVVENSRRAVYGYDIRVEVFGERGKLVIEALPKTPLYHFREGGYHADHYFFFMDRFKEAYRLELEAFFHAVAAGHPPTPGPEDALEALRLGLAATRSLKEGRPVRVEEIQ; encoded by the coding sequence ATGAAGACCTTCGGGACGGCATTGCTAGGCGCAGGACGCATGGGCCGCGAGCACGCCAAGAACCTCGCGGGCCTCCCCACGGCGCGCGTGGTCGCGGTTGCGGACCCCGACCCCGAGGCCGCAAGGGCCGCGCAGCGCCTCGCGCGCGCGGAGCGCACCTACCCCGAGCCCGAGGCCGCGATCCTGGACCCCGCCGTCGAGGTGGTGGTGATCGCCACCCCCACCCCCACCCACGCCCCCCTCATCGAGGCCGCGGCCCAAGCGGGCAAGGCCATCTTCTGCGAGAAGCCGGTCGCCCTCGAGCTCGCCCAGACCCGGCGCGTCCTCGAAGCGGTCCGTACGGCCGGGGTGCCGTTCCAGATCGGGTTCCAGCGCCGCTACGACCCCGGGTACGCCACGGCCCGAGACCAGATCGACGACGGGGTGATCGGCGAGATCGAGCAGTTCCGTGCGGTAGGGCGCGACCCCGCCCCGCCCTCCCTCGAGTACCTCAAAGCCTCCGGCGGCCTCTTCCTGGACCAGGCCATCCACGAGTTCGACACCGCGCGGTTTTTGGTCGGTGAGGTCCTCGAGGTCCAGAGCTGGGGCGCGGTGCGGGTGGATCCGCGCATCGCCGAACTCGGCGACGTGGACACCGCCCTTACCCTGCTGCGCTTCGCGAACGGCGCCCTCGGCGTCGTCGAGAACTCGCGCCGCGCGGTGTACGGGTACGACATCCGCGTTGAGGTCTTCGGGGAACGCGGCAAGCTCGTGATCGAGGCCCTGCCCAAGACTCCGCTCTACCACTTCCGCGAGGGGGGGTACCACGCGGACCACTACTTCTTCTTCATGGACCGCTTCAAGGAGGCGTACCGGCTGGAGCTCGAGGCCTTCTTCCACGCCGTCGCCGCGGGCCACCCCCCCACCCCCGGCCCCGAGGACGCCCTCGAGGCCCTCCGGCTCGGGCTCGCGGCGACACGGAGCTTAAAGGAAGGCCGTCCGGTACGCGTGGAGGAGATCCAATGA
- a CDS encoding transketolase family protein yields the protein MKTQALREVFGETLVELGAQYPNLVVMDGDLANSTKADKFEVAYPERFLEMGIAEQNLMGAAAGLSTLGLIPWISSFAVFLTHRAADPLRMLVAQTHANVKIGAAYAGLLTGYTGKTHQDVEDLAIVRAMPEMVVLAPADAVEARAMMHWATAYIGPVYLRLARDPSPVLFKEDYVFEPGRVIRLKEGADVALVSTGVQTPRTLEAARLLKKEGVHATVLHVGSIKPLNETELVEAVGEAALVVTTEEHNVYGGLGGLVAEVLSAHNPKRVVRIGIQDVFGESAPNEFLLEQHGLSPPKIAQRVLEEVR from the coding sequence GTGAAGACCCAAGCGCTGCGCGAGGTCTTCGGCGAAACCCTGGTCGAGCTCGGCGCGCAGTACCCCAACCTCGTCGTGATGGACGGGGACCTCGCGAACTCCACCAAGGCCGACAAGTTCGAGGTGGCCTACCCCGAGCGTTTCCTCGAGATGGGCATCGCCGAGCAGAACCTCATGGGGGCGGCGGCAGGGCTCAGCACGCTGGGCTTGATCCCTTGGATCAGCTCCTTCGCGGTCTTTTTGACCCACCGCGCCGCGGACCCGTTGCGCATGCTGGTCGCGCAAACCCACGCCAACGTCAAGATCGGCGCGGCCTACGCGGGGCTTCTCACCGGGTACACCGGCAAGACCCACCAGGACGTGGAGGACCTCGCGATCGTGCGGGCCATGCCGGAGATGGTGGTCCTCGCCCCAGCGGACGCGGTGGAGGCCCGGGCCATGATGCACTGGGCCACCGCGTACATTGGCCCGGTCTACCTGCGGCTCGCGCGCGACCCCAGCCCGGTCCTCTTCAAGGAGGATTACGTCTTCGAACCCGGCCGCGTGATCCGGCTCAAGGAAGGCGCCGACGTCGCGCTCGTCTCGACCGGGGTCCAAACCCCGCGGACCCTCGAGGCGGCCCGGCTCCTCAAGAAGGAAGGCGTCCACGCGACCGTCCTCCACGTGGGCTCGATCAAGCCGCTGAACGAAACGGAGCTGGTGGAGGCCGTGGGTGAGGCGGCGCTCGTCGTGACCACCGAGGAGCACAACGTCTACGGGGGGCTCGGCGGCCTCGTCGCCGAGGTCCTCTCCGCGCACAACCCCAAGCGCGTGGTCCGCATCGGCATCCAAGACGTGTTCGGCGAGTCCGCCCCGAACGAGTTCCTCTTGGAGCAACACGGCCTCTCGCCCCCAAAAATCGCCCAGCGGGTCCTGGAGGAGGTGCGATGA
- a CDS encoding transketolase: MKAYADLEALARKGRYLVLKTVHHSGAGHIGGPLSAMEMLIALYFNVLNIRPEDPLWEDRDRFILSKGHSAIGLYVVMALRGYFPLEELATFDKGNSRLQGHPDMTRLPGLDASTGSLGQGLSFGVGIALGAKLKGKTFHTFVMLGDGEIQEGMVWEAVNTARKYRLGNLTALLDWNGLQQYGWRGQGRGDRRDPWDDADPRQIFQAFGWRVREIDGHAFDQIIAACTEARAAAAEGVPTVIVAHTIKGKGLSFTEGKHAWHSKVPTREELEQARKELGIEGEEALA, from the coding sequence GTGAAAGCCTACGCGGACCTGGAGGCCCTGGCCCGCAAGGGACGGTACCTGGTGCTCAAGACGGTGCACCACAGCGGGGCCGGGCATATCGGCGGGCCCCTGTCCGCCATGGAGATGCTGATCGCCCTGTACTTCAACGTGCTGAACATCCGCCCCGAGGACCCCCTTTGGGAGGACCGGGATCGGTTCATCCTCTCCAAGGGGCACTCCGCGATCGGGCTGTACGTGGTGATGGCCCTCCGCGGGTACTTCCCCCTGGAGGAGCTGGCCACCTTCGACAAAGGCAATTCCCGCCTCCAAGGCCACCCGGACATGACGCGCCTTCCGGGATTGGACGCCTCCACCGGCTCCCTCGGGCAAGGGCTTTCCTTCGGCGTGGGTATCGCCCTTGGCGCCAAACTCAAGGGCAAGACCTTCCACACCTTCGTGATGCTCGGGGACGGTGAGATCCAGGAAGGCATGGTCTGGGAGGCGGTCAACACCGCACGGAAGTACCGTCTCGGCAACCTCACCGCCCTTCTCGACTGGAACGGTCTGCAGCAGTACGGCTGGCGCGGCCAAGGCCGCGGGGACCGCCGCGACCCCTGGGACGACGCGGACCCCCGCCAGATCTTCCAGGCCTTCGGCTGGCGGGTGCGGGAGATCGACGGGCACGCCTTCGACCAGATCATCGCGGCGTGCACCGAGGCCCGCGCAGCCGCCGCGGAAGGGGTGCCCACCGTGATCGTGGCGCACACCATCAAGGGCAAGGGGCTCTCGTTCACCGAAGGCAAGCACGCCTGGCACTCGAAAGTACCCACCAGGGAAGAGCTCGAGCAAGCCCGCAAGGAACTCGGCATCGAGGGAGAGGAGGCTCTGGCGTGA
- a CDS encoding tartrate dehydrogenase, with product MPYSIGLIPGDGIGTEVIPEGVRVLEALAAWFGFDLQITDYPYSCAYYLEHGTMMPEAAFEALKQHDAILLGAVGDPRRVPDHVSLRGLLVPLRQRFDLYINLRPARPLPGLPTPLKGNPAFDIVFVRENSEGEYAGAGGRLRQGTPDEVALQTTVFTRKGVERAVRYAFDLAIKRQKRLANATKSNAMQYAFVMWDEVVAEVAREYPDVEVTRYHADALAAMLVRDPTRLDVVVASNLIGDLLTDLAGALQGSLGLPASANLNPERTYPSLFEPVHGSAPDIAGQGIANPIATYWAVGLMLEFLGEAAAARALMQAVEAVTAEGRVLTPDLGGTARTGEVTRAVLEKLEEVEA from the coding sequence GTGCCCTATAGCATCGGCTTGATCCCCGGGGACGGGATCGGCACCGAGGTCATTCCCGAAGGGGTGCGGGTCCTCGAGGCCCTCGCCGCGTGGTTCGGGTTCGACCTCCAGATCACCGACTACCCCTACTCCTGCGCGTACTACCTCGAGCACGGCACCATGATGCCCGAGGCGGCGTTCGAGGCCCTGAAGCAGCACGACGCGATCCTGCTCGGCGCGGTGGGGGACCCCCGGCGCGTGCCGGACCACGTCTCGCTCCGGGGGCTGCTCGTGCCCTTGCGCCAACGGTTCGACCTCTACATCAACCTGCGGCCGGCCCGGCCCCTTCCGGGTCTGCCCACCCCCCTCAAGGGGAACCCGGCGTTCGATATCGTGTTCGTGCGGGAGAACTCGGAGGGCGAGTACGCCGGCGCCGGGGGGCGGCTTCGCCAGGGCACGCCGGACGAGGTGGCCCTGCAGACCACGGTCTTTACCCGAAAAGGCGTGGAACGCGCGGTGCGGTACGCCTTCGACCTCGCCATAAAACGCCAAAAGAGGCTCGCGAACGCCACCAAGTCCAACGCGATGCAGTACGCCTTCGTGATGTGGGACGAGGTGGTGGCGGAAGTGGCGCGCGAGTACCCGGACGTCGAGGTCACCCGTTACCACGCGGACGCCCTCGCGGCCATGCTGGTGCGGGACCCCACACGGCTGGACGTGGTGGTGGCCTCGAACCTCATCGGGGATCTCCTCACCGACCTCGCGGGCGCGCTCCAGGGCAGCCTCGGCCTGCCCGCGAGCGCGAACCTGAACCCCGAGCGCACTTACCCCTCGCTCTTCGAGCCCGTGCACGGCAGCGCGCCGGACATCGCCGGCCAAGGCATCGCGAACCCCATCGCGACTTACTGGGCGGTCGGGCTGATGCTCGAGTTCCTCGGCGAGGCAGCGGCGGCCCGCGCGCTCATGCAGGCCGTCGAGGCGGTCACCGCCGAGGGCCGGGTATTGACCCCCGACCTCGGCGGCACCGCCCGTACGGGCGAGGTGACCCGCGCCGTGCTGGAGAAACTCGAGGAGGTGGAAGCGTGA
- a CDS encoding TIM barrel protein codes for MKLATAPINWNNEDVRDYRPWTPYPRILDEIVRAGYKATEWSTSLPTDPKRLERDLADRGLVLLGAFVGLELRTPTKREEELERALVQARFLRALGARYLVAADSGDAQRQRYAGRVTPELGLSEAQWRSLTEGLHALGERLQALGMRLVFHNHAGTYVETPEETARLLEQTDPDLVGWCLDTGHLVYGGGEVPAMLARYGKRVAYVHLKDVNGRVLEEARRAGYDFSEALRRYVFAPLGQGIARIPEIVAALKAHGYAGWLVLEQDTTPDDPTEVARKNRAYLEEVLRAL; via the coding sequence ATGAAGCTCGCAACCGCCCCCATCAACTGGAACAACGAGGACGTGCGGGACTACCGCCCCTGGACCCCATACCCCAGGATCCTGGACGAGATCGTCCGGGCGGGGTACAAGGCCACCGAGTGGTCCACCAGCCTCCCCACCGACCCCAAACGGCTCGAGCGCGACCTCGCGGACCGCGGCCTCGTCCTCCTCGGTGCGTTCGTGGGCCTCGAGCTCCGCACCCCCACCAAACGCGAGGAGGAGCTCGAACGCGCCCTCGTCCAGGCCCGCTTCCTCCGCGCCTTGGGCGCGCGGTACCTGGTGGCCGCGGACTCCGGGGACGCCCAACGCCAGCGCTATGCGGGGCGCGTCACGCCCGAGCTGGGCCTGTCCGAAGCCCAGTGGCGCAGCCTCACCGAGGGGCTGCACGCGCTCGGGGAGCGGCTCCAAGCGCTCGGCATGCGCCTCGTCTTCCACAACCACGCGGGCACCTACGTGGAGACCCCCGAGGAGACCGCGCGGCTTTTGGAGCAGACCGACCCGGACCTGGTCGGTTGGTGCCTGGACACCGGCCACCTCGTCTACGGCGGCGGGGAGGTGCCGGCGATGCTCGCCCGCTACGGCAAGCGCGTGGCGTACGTTCACCTCAAGGACGTGAACGGGCGGGTCCTTGAGGAAGCCCGGCGCGCGGGGTACGACTTCTCCGAAGCCCTGCGGCGCTACGTCTTCGCCCCGCTCGGCCAAGGCATCGCCCGGATCCCCGAGATCGTCGCCGCCCTCAAAGCGCACGGGTACGCCGGGTGGCTCGTTCTCGAGCAGGACACCACGCCCGATGACCCCACGGAGGTGGCCCGGAAGAACCGGGCGTACCTCGAGGAGGTGCTGCGTGCCCTATAG
- the iolD gene encoding 3D-(3,5/4)-trihydroxycyclohexane-1,2-dione acylhydrolase (decyclizing), whose product MKTERLTVGQALVKFLAAQYSERDGQTHRLIRGVWGIFGHGNVAGLGQALEELGTALELPTYRPQNEQAMVHLAAAYAKHTNRLSTFACTSSIGPGATNMITAAAGATINRLPVLLLPSDYFANRIPDPVLQQLEHPIEHDVSVNDAFRPVSRFFTRITRPEQLLSALPEAMRVLTDPAETGAVTIALPEDVQAEAYDWPAAFFERRVWRVRRPAPEPEALAEAVALLQKAQRPLILTGGGTIYAEATQELARFAEAFGIPVAESQAGKGALPWNHPMNVGPVGANGGLAANRLAREADLVLAIGTRLGDFVTASKTAFQHPEVRFIGLNVVPMDSHKLGALPLVADAKRGLAALHAALEAAGYAGTPAAYREEVHRLKRAWDETVAQLRAPKHRDYLVQAEVIGAVNAAFGGHATVICAAGSLPGDLLKLWRPEDPKAYHLEYGYSCMGYEIPAGLGVKLAEPGREVVVMIGDGSYLMMNSEIITAVAEGLDLTVVLVDNHGFGSIRGLQMSCGSPSFNNELRHRNPASGRTDGPPVAIDYVKHAEAMGARAYHAPTLNALEAALAEARNTPGVKVVVAPVHLEDPVPNFEGWWDVPVAETTGQPAVQAARKAYEEGRRKQRPYFSPPGEA is encoded by the coding sequence GTGAAGACCGAACGACTCACGGTAGGCCAGGCCCTCGTCAAGTTCTTGGCCGCACAGTACAGCGAACGGGACGGGCAAACGCACCGGCTGATCCGGGGCGTGTGGGGCATCTTCGGCCACGGGAACGTCGCCGGGCTCGGCCAGGCCCTGGAGGAGCTCGGGACGGCCCTCGAGCTGCCCACCTACCGCCCCCAGAACGAGCAGGCCATGGTGCACCTCGCCGCCGCGTACGCCAAGCACACCAACCGGCTCTCGACCTTCGCCTGCACCAGCTCGATCGGGCCCGGCGCGACGAACATGATCACCGCCGCGGCCGGCGCCACGATCAACCGCCTCCCGGTCCTGCTGCTGCCCTCGGACTACTTCGCGAACCGCATCCCCGACCCCGTCCTGCAGCAGCTCGAGCACCCCATCGAGCACGACGTCAGCGTGAACGACGCCTTTCGGCCCGTCAGCCGGTTCTTCACGCGGATCACGCGCCCCGAGCAGCTCCTCTCGGCCCTTCCCGAGGCGATGCGTGTCCTGACCGACCCCGCGGAGACCGGCGCGGTCACGATCGCCCTGCCCGAAGACGTACAGGCCGAAGCCTACGACTGGCCCGCGGCCTTCTTCGAACGGCGCGTGTGGCGCGTGCGCCGCCCCGCCCCGGAACCAGAGGCGCTGGCCGAGGCCGTGGCCCTCCTCCAAAAAGCCCAGCGCCCCCTGATCCTCACCGGCGGGGGCACGATCTACGCGGAGGCTACCCAAGAGCTCGCCCGCTTCGCCGAGGCCTTCGGCATCCCCGTCGCGGAGTCCCAGGCCGGCAAGGGCGCCCTCCCCTGGAACCACCCGATGAACGTCGGCCCCGTCGGGGCCAACGGCGGCCTCGCGGCCAACCGGCTCGCGCGCGAAGCCGACCTCGTCCTCGCGATCGGCACCCGGCTCGGGGATTTCGTCACCGCCTCCAAAACCGCGTTCCAGCACCCCGAGGTGCGGTTCATCGGCCTCAACGTCGTCCCCATGGACAGCCACAAGCTCGGCGCGCTGCCCCTCGTGGCGGACGCCAAGCGCGGCCTCGCCGCGCTGCATGCGGCCCTCGAGGCCGCAGGGTACGCGGGCACCCCGGCCGCGTACCGCGAGGAGGTCCACCGCCTCAAACGCGCGTGGGACGAGACCGTCGCCCAGCTCCGCGCCCCCAAGCACCGCGACTACCTGGTGCAAGCCGAGGTGATCGGCGCAGTAAATGCGGCCTTCGGCGGGCACGCCACCGTCATCTGCGCCGCGGGCAGCCTCCCGGGCGACCTCTTAAAGCTCTGGCGGCCCGAGGACCCCAAGGCGTACCACCTCGAGTACGGGTACTCCTGCATGGGGTACGAGATCCCCGCGGGGCTCGGGGTCAAGCTCGCGGAACCCGGCCGGGAGGTCGTGGTGATGATCGGGGACGGCAGCTACCTCATGATGAACTCCGAGATCATTACTGCGGTCGCGGAAGGGCTCGACCTCACCGTGGTGCTGGTGGACAACCACGGGTTCGGTTCGATCCGCGGCCTGCAGATGAGCTGCGGCTCCCCCTCCTTCAACAACGAGCTGCGCCACCGGAACCCCGCCTCCGGCCGCACCGATGGCCCCCCCGTCGCGATCGATTACGTTAAGCACGCCGAGGCCATGGGCGCCCGCGCCTACCATGCACCCACCCTCAACGCCCTCGAGGCCGCGCTGGCCGAGGCCCGAAACACCCCCGGGGTTAAGGTCGTGGTGGCGCCCGTACATCTGGAGGACCCCGTCCCGAACTTCGAGGGGTGGTGGGACGTGCCCGTCGCCGAGACCACCGGCCAGCCCGCCGTCCAGGCGGCCCGCAAGGCCTACGAGGAAGGCCGGCGCAAGCAGCGCCCGTACTTCAGCCCGCCGGGGGAAGCATGA
- a CDS encoding Gfo/Idh/MocA family protein produces the protein MQAKLPLALIGAGRMGTVHARVLAGLADCRVLKVVDPRETRAARLAERLGARATPHLEDVLEDPEIAAALLTTPTPTHAEVVEALAMAGKAVFVEKPLAQSLEAGRRLVAAVERTGVPAQVGFQRRYDPAYRKAKALLESGRLGRVLSFRGVGRDAGPPALEFLKDSGGVLVDMGIHDLDVARWLVGEVQEVRAFGGHAVPELAAHGLADTAVAIFRFENGAVGTLETSWYNAYGYEIRTEVVGEKGRVHIETDRYPDLNVYDPNGGHFPRPSGFEERFRDAYAAELAAFVQGVRAEQPLSPTPRDSWYTLRLALAAQHSLETGRTVTVPAFGGAL, from the coding sequence ATGCAGGCTAAACTGCCCCTCGCCCTGATCGGCGCGGGCCGCATGGGGACCGTGCACGCCCGCGTCCTCGCCGGCCTCGCGGACTGCCGCGTCCTGAAGGTCGTGGATCCCCGCGAAACGCGCGCCGCCCGCCTCGCCGAACGCCTCGGCGCGCGAGCCACCCCGCACCTCGAGGACGTCCTCGAGGACCCCGAGATCGCAGCGGCCCTCCTCACCACCCCCACCCCCACGCACGCCGAAGTGGTGGAGGCCCTGGCCATGGCGGGCAAGGCCGTGTTCGTAGAGAAACCCCTCGCGCAGAGCCTCGAGGCCGGCCGCCGCCTGGTCGCCGCCGTCGAGCGAACCGGCGTGCCCGCCCAGGTGGGGTTCCAACGGCGCTACGACCCGGCCTACCGCAAGGCCAAGGCCCTCCTCGAGAGCGGAAGGCTCGGGCGCGTCCTGAGCTTCCGCGGCGTGGGGCGGGACGCCGGCCCCCCAGCGCTCGAGTTCCTAAAGGACAGCGGCGGCGTGCTGGTGGACATGGGCATCCACGATCTGGACGTGGCCCGGTGGCTCGTGGGGGAGGTGCAGGAGGTCCGAGCGTTCGGCGGGCACGCCGTTCCCGAGCTGGCCGCGCACGGCCTGGCGGACACGGCCGTCGCGATCTTTCGCTTCGAAAACGGCGCGGTCGGAACGCTCGAGACCTCCTGGTACAACGCCTACGGGTACGAGATCCGCACCGAAGTGGTGGGCGAGAAGGGACGGGTCCACATCGAGACGGACCGGTACCCCGATCTGAACGTGTACGACCCAAATGGCGGTCACTTCCCCCGCCCCTCGGGATTCGAGGAGCGTTTCCGCGACGCGTACGCGGCGGAACTCGCCGCGTTCGTCCAGGGCGTGCGCGCCGAGCAACCGCTCTCCCCCACCCCGCGCGACAGCTGGTACACCCTCCGGCTCGCGCTCGCCGCCCAGCACAGCCTAGAGACCGGCCGCACCGTTACGGTGCCGGCGTTTGGGGGTGCCCTGTGA
- the ilvD gene encoding dihydroxy-acid dehydratase produces MRSDRLKMGVARAPARAMLRAVGVEDEDFKKPFVGVVNTWTDGMPCNAHLRELAQEVKAGLRAAGAVPFEFGAIAVSDGIAMGTPGMRASLVSREVIADSVELVAQGYLYDGMVVLVGCDKTIPGGAMGLVRSGVPGLVLYGGTIAPGRLGNKNLTIVSVFEAVGQYAAGEIGQAELEAIERAAIPGPGACGGQYTANTMAMALEVLGLSPLGYNAIPAVAPEKQTATRGVGRVLLEAIREGRTPREFLTRRSFLNAIAAVAATGGSTNAVLHLLALAHEVGIPLSLQDFDEVSRKTPVIADLRPWGRYTAWELYEAGGTPLVVRRLLEAGLLDGEARTVTGRTLAEEAQNAREAPGQTVVATASRPFKPQGGLVVLSGSLAPEGAVLKVAGTERLHFRGPARVFDSEEAAMQAVLRREIRPGDVVVIRYEGPKGGPGMREMLGVTSAIVGEGLGPEVALITDGRFSGGTRGLMIGHVAPEAQVGGPIALVQEGDVITIDVEARRLDLEVSEAVLAERRARWTPPAPRYTRGVFARYAALVSSAALGAVLQSPR; encoded by the coding sequence ATGCGAAGCGATCGATTGAAGATGGGGGTAGCGCGAGCACCGGCCCGGGCCATGCTCCGGGCGGTGGGCGTGGAGGACGAAGACTTCAAGAAGCCCTTCGTGGGCGTGGTGAACACCTGGACCGACGGGATGCCCTGCAACGCGCACCTCCGGGAGCTCGCCCAGGAGGTGAAGGCCGGGCTGCGCGCGGCGGGCGCGGTCCCTTTTGAGTTCGGGGCGATCGCGGTCTCGGACGGGATCGCGATGGGCACGCCAGGCATGCGGGCCAGCCTGGTGAGCCGCGAGGTGATCGCGGACTCCGTGGAGCTGGTCGCCCAAGGGTACCTGTACGACGGGATGGTTGTCCTCGTGGGGTGCGACAAGACGATCCCGGGCGGCGCGATGGGCCTCGTGCGCAGCGGGGTGCCCGGCCTCGTGCTCTACGGCGGCACGATCGCTCCGGGGAGGCTCGGGAACAAGAACCTCACGATCGTCTCGGTCTTCGAAGCGGTCGGGCAGTACGCCGCGGGCGAGATCGGCCAAGCGGAACTCGAGGCGATCGAACGCGCGGCCATCCCCGGCCCGGGCGCGTGCGGCGGGCAGTACACCGCGAACACCATGGCGATGGCCCTCGAGGTGCTGGGCCTCTCACCCCTGGGGTACAATGCGATCCCCGCGGTGGCACCCGAGAAACAAACGGCCACTCGAGGGGTGGGCCGGGTCCTGCTCGAGGCCATCCGCGAGGGACGCACGCCGCGCGAGTTCTTAACGCGCCGGTCCTTCCTGAACGCGATCGCGGCGGTCGCCGCGACCGGGGGGTCCACGAACGCGGTGCTGCACCTTTTGGCCCTGGCCCACGAGGTGGGCATCCCCTTGAGCCTCCAAGACTTCGACGAGGTGAGCCGCAAAACCCCGGTGATCGCGGACCTCAGGCCGTGGGGGCGGTACACCGCCTGGGAGCTCTACGAAGCCGGCGGTACGCCGCTTGTGGTGCGGCGGCTGCTCGAGGCGGGGTTGCTCGACGGGGAGGCGCGCACCGTGACCGGCCGGACGCTCGCGGAGGAAGCCCAAAACGCGCGGGAAGCGCCGGGGCAAACGGTGGTCGCGACCGCATCCCGGCCCTTCAAGCCCCAGGGCGGCCTGGTGGTGCTCAGCGGCTCGCTCGCTCCGGAGGGAGCGGTGCTCAAGGTCGCGGGCACCGAACGCCTGCACTTCCGGGGACCCGCGCGCGTATTTGATTCGGAGGAGGCCGCGATGCAGGCGGTGCTGCGCCGCGAAATCCGGCCGGGGGACGTGGTCGTCATCCGGTACGAGGGGCCCAAGGGCGGGCCGGGGATGCGTGAGATGCTCGGGGTGACCTCCGCGATCGTCGGGGAGGGGCTGGGGCCGGAGGTGGCCCTGATCACCGACGGGCGGTTCTCCGGGGGGACGCGCGGCCTGATGATCGGGCACGTGGCCCCCGAAGCCCAGGTGGGGGGACCCATCGCCCTCGTGCAGGAGGGGGACGTGATCACGATCGACGTGGAGGCGCGACGGCTCGACCTCGAGGTTTCCGAGGCGGTGCTCGCCGAGCGGCGCGCGCGCTGGACGCCGCCCGCGCCGCGCTACACGCGGGGGGTGTTCGCACGGTACGCGGCGCTTGTCAGCTCGGCGGCGCTGGGGGCGGTGCTGCAATCCCCGCGATAA